The Caballeronia sp. Lep1P3 genome window below encodes:
- the mobA gene encoding molybdenum cofactor guanylyltransferase MobA encodes MDGVDKGMQPFRGEPLALHVLRRLTPQAGAMLLSANRNADAYAKLAAPFGARVIADTLADYPGPLAGIAAALRIAQTGFLLTAPCDAPFVDEHLGARLAQALDEARADIAYAVTVEAAGERIAHPVFALMRTSLADDLDASLASGERKVRAWYARHKAVQVPFHDDRAFYNINDLRQLADLERR; translated from the coding sequence ATGGACGGCGTCGACAAGGGCATGCAGCCGTTTCGCGGCGAACCGCTCGCGCTGCACGTCCTGCGCAGGCTCACACCTCAGGCCGGCGCGATGCTTTTGAGCGCCAACCGCAACGCCGACGCCTACGCGAAACTGGCCGCGCCCTTCGGCGCTCGCGTGATCGCCGATACGCTCGCCGATTATCCCGGCCCGCTCGCGGGCATCGCGGCGGCGCTGCGCATCGCGCAGACCGGGTTTCTGCTGACTGCGCCGTGCGACGCGCCATTCGTCGACGAACACCTCGGCGCGCGGCTCGCGCAGGCGCTCGATGAGGCGCGCGCGGACATCGCCTATGCGGTGACCGTCGAGGCGGCGGGCGAGCGCATCGCGCATCCGGTTTTCGCGCTCATGCGGACTTCGCTCGCGGACGATCTCGACGCCTCGCTCGCGTCCGGCGAGCGCAAAGTGCGCGCGTGGTACGCGCGCCACAAGGCGGTGCAAGTGCCATTTCACGATGACCGCGCGTTTTACAATATCAATGATTTGCGCCAGCTCGCCGATCTGGAGCGCCGGTAG